A region from the Pelecanus crispus isolate bPelCri1 chromosome 11, bPelCri1.pri, whole genome shotgun sequence genome encodes:
- the HMOX2 gene encoding heme oxygenase 2 — protein MPSAMEGSEGGEEEEILHYEETEDDNVSPTDLSELLKEGTKESHDRAENTQFVKDFLKGRIKKELFKLATVALYFTYSALEEEMDRNKDNPVFAPLYFPLELHRREALVKDLEYFYGEDWKEKIQCSEATQHYVDRIHHVGQHEPELLVAHAYTRYMGDLSGGQVLKKVAQRALKLPSTEEGIQFYMFDNISSAQQFKQLYRARMNALDLDKNAKERIVEEANRAFRFNMQVFDELDKIGRSLTEEAQDGGFPVHDGKGDLRKCPYYADKLGKAGPGCPCHAAVALAKQPLVQLILAACVAVAAGAAVWYIM, from the exons TCCCACCGACCTTTCAGAGCTGTTGAAGGAGGGGACTAAGGAATCCCACGACCGTGCAGAGAACACCCAGTTTGTCAAAGACTTCCTGAAAGGACGGATCAAGAAGGAGCTCTTCaag CTGGCCACGGTGGCACTTTACTTCACATACTCAGCTCTGGAAGAGGAGATGGATCGCAACAAGGACAACCCAGTCTTTGCTCCTCTGTATTTCCCCCTAGAGCTTCACCGGAGAGAAGCATTGGTCAAAGACCTGGAATATTTCTATGGAGAAGACTGGAAAGAGAAGATCCAGTGTTCAGAGGCAACTCAGCACTATGTGGACAGAATCCATCATGTGGGACAGCATGAGCCAGAGCTGCTAGTGGCTCATGCTTACACACGCTACATGGGGGACCTCTCAGGTGGCCAAGTGCTGAAGAAGGTAGCCCAGAGGGCCCTGAAGTTGCCTAGTACTGAGGAAGGGATCCAATTCTACATGTTTGACAACATTTCCAGTGCGCAGCAGTTCAAGCAGCTCTACAGAGCAAGGATGAATGCTCTGGACTTGGACAAGAACGCCAAGGAAAGGATCGTGGAAGAGGCCAACCGAGCCTTCAGATTTAACATGCAG GTATTTGATGAACTGGACAAGATCGGCAGGTCACTGACAGAAGAAGCCCAAGATGGGGGATTTCCAGTCCATGATGGAAAAGGAGACCTACGCAAATGCCCTTACTATGCAGACAAACTAG GTAAGGCAGGACCCGGCTGCCCCTGTCACGCTGCTGTGGCCCTGGCAAAGCAGCCCCTAGTGCAGCTGATCCTGGCGGCCTGCGTTGCTGTGGCGGCAGGAGCTGCAGTGTGGTACATCATGTGA